The following proteins come from a genomic window of Gemmatimonas sp.:
- a CDS encoding flagellar basal body L-ring protein FlgH has protein sequence MSRQRSPLALAAALAFAPFTVSAQAASQPPGSQAATAPAANAPAANAPAANAPAIPAPPPRNAWVSDRRQFAVGDIITVLIDDYTISTAVKENLNQDLRNRGFGLNARVPGSSQSANIDARNNADQTQRGQARRENRFQNEMSVRVVAVGPNGLLQVKGTKKIDVDRAMQDIVFTGWVRAQDVSVTNLIESSRVADAQLGYASPGPLGKPKQGIISKVLGMVWP, from the coding sequence ATGTCCCGTCAGCGCTCGCCACTGGCCCTCGCCGCCGCCCTCGCGTTCGCCCCGTTTACGGTGTCGGCGCAGGCGGCATCCCAACCCCCCGGTAGTCAGGCGGCCACGGCTCCGGCAGCCAACGCCCCGGCAGCCAACGCCCCGGCGGCCAACGCCCCGGCCATCCCCGCCCCTCCGCCGCGCAACGCCTGGGTCAGCGACCGTCGCCAGTTTGCCGTCGGCGACATCATCACCGTACTCATCGACGACTACACGATCAGCACGGCGGTCAAGGAGAACCTCAATCAGGACCTCCGCAATCGCGGTTTCGGACTGAACGCGCGCGTCCCCGGCAGCAGCCAGTCCGCAAACATCGACGCCCGCAACAACGCTGACCAAACACAACGCGGCCAGGCGCGGCGCGAAAACCGGTTCCAGAACGAAATGAGTGTGCGCGTGGTCGCCGTGGGGCCCAACGGCCTGCTGCAGGTGAAGGGCACCAAGAAGATCGACGTGGACCGGGCCATGCAGGACATCGTCTTCACCGGGTGGGTGCGGGCGCAGGACGTCTCCGTCACCAACCTCATCGAGTCGAGCCGCGTGGCCGACGCCCAACTGGGCTACGCCTCGCCGGGCCCGCTCGGGAAACCCAAGCAGGGCATCATCAGCAAGGTCCTCGGGATGGTGTGGCCGTGA
- the flgA gene encoding flagellar basal body P-ring formation chaperone FlgA, producing the protein MYSPTHRPAAHGTASRWSLRAIAGLAGLLPLGLAAQAPRARPDTAGALRADQRRVSVAVALRQLGRGDTLRAEDIGVADTVITWRWNGMAPDTTRAQVGWIARRPIAVGERLRLPAVTPPPVIASGTPVTAVWRDGLLTLVLSGVATNSAALGAPVGVRINRTRRLDGVAVAPNTVRLR; encoded by the coding sequence ATGTACTCGCCAACCCATCGCCCGGCCGCGCACGGCACCGCATCCCGGTGGTCACTCCGCGCGATCGCGGGACTCGCGGGGCTGCTGCCCCTGGGGCTCGCGGCGCAGGCGCCACGCGCGCGGCCGGACACGGCCGGCGCGCTGCGCGCCGACCAGCGCCGGGTATCCGTTGCCGTCGCGCTCCGCCAGCTCGGACGGGGGGACACGCTGCGCGCCGAAGACATCGGCGTGGCAGACACCGTGATCACCTGGCGCTGGAACGGCATGGCCCCCGACACCACGCGAGCGCAGGTCGGGTGGATCGCGCGGCGGCCCATCGCCGTCGGCGAACGGCTTCGGCTCCCGGCCGTCACGCCGCCGCCCGTCATTGCGAGCGGAACACCCGTGACCGCCGTGTGGCGGGATGGCCTGCTCACGCTCGTCCTGAGCGGCGTTGCCACCAACAGCGCCGCCCTCGGCGCCCCCGTGGGCGTCCGCATCAATCGTACCCGCCGGCTCGACGGCGTCGCCGTGGCGCCGAATACCGTTCGCCTTCGCTGA
- the flgG gene encoding flagellar basal-body rod protein FlgG, with translation MNPALRAAATGMMAQQTRTEVIANNLANVNTAGFKRSRAQFEDLLYQTIQGQQVIGGTEAETLPAIQVGRGTRLSGVQRLHEQGPIEQTGRNLDVAIEGEGFFQVQLPNGELGYSRDGSFQISDQGVLVTSAGYAVQPPVRIPVDSSELTISSAGVVSVKRGTDLLPTEVGRIELARFANPSGLLNLGQNMLTATTASGQPILGFANEDGMGRLQQGSLEGSNVQIVQEMVEMIAAQRAYEINSKSIKTADEMGQIANNIVN, from the coding sequence ATGAATCCCGCACTTCGCGCCGCCGCAACCGGCATGATGGCGCAGCAGACCCGCACCGAAGTCATCGCCAACAACCTCGCCAACGTGAACACGGCCGGCTTCAAGCGCAGCCGCGCGCAGTTCGAGGACCTGCTCTACCAGACCATTCAGGGACAGCAGGTCATCGGCGGCACGGAGGCAGAGACGCTGCCGGCCATTCAGGTCGGCCGCGGCACCCGGCTCTCCGGCGTCCAGCGACTGCACGAGCAGGGCCCCATCGAACAGACCGGGCGCAACCTCGACGTGGCCATCGAAGGCGAGGGCTTCTTCCAGGTGCAGCTGCCCAACGGCGAACTCGGATACTCGCGCGACGGCAGCTTCCAGATCAGCGATCAGGGCGTCCTCGTCACGAGCGCCGGCTACGCCGTTCAGCCGCCGGTGCGCATTCCGGTGGACAGCAGCGAGCTCACCATCTCCAGTGCCGGGGTGGTGAGTGTCAAGCGCGGAACCGACCTGCTCCCCACCGAGGTGGGACGCATCGAGCTCGCGCGCTTCGCCAATCCAAGCGGCCTGCTCAACCTCGGCCAGAACATGCTCACGGCCACGACGGCGTCGGGCCAGCCCATCCTTGGCTTCGCCAACGAAGACGGCATGGGACGCCTGCAGCAGGGAAGCCTCGAGGGCTCGAACGTGCAGATCGTGCAGGAGATGGTGGAGATGATCGCCGCGCAGCGCGCCTACGAAATCAACTCCAAGTCCATCAAGACGGCCGACGAGATGGGCCAGATCGCCAACAACATCGTGAACTAA
- a CDS encoding flagellar hook basal-body protein, translated as MPGPVQTNGMSSAAAALQMLERRQAVLANNLANASTRGFKAEMAFSRLMDNALASTDTAVDLTAGTLTQTHNPFDLAVEGDGFFVVNTPGGERFVRNGSFRLSPERQLVDGRGNPVLGEDGPITMPPTGVVEIDAAGQIAVNGKPLARLRLERVPTGTDLQHEGGTLFVPDASRQAIPSAERRVQQGFLEESNVNPMTAMTDMLSVLHRYQAAQKTLSTIDAVRGIAVTDLAKPV; from the coding sequence ATGCCAGGTCCCGTCCAAACCAACGGAATGAGCAGTGCGGCTGCCGCGCTCCAGATGCTGGAGCGCCGACAGGCGGTGCTGGCCAACAACCTCGCCAATGCGTCCACCCGCGGCTTCAAGGCGGAAATGGCCTTCTCGCGGCTCATGGACAACGCCCTGGCGTCCACCGACACCGCCGTTGACCTCACGGCCGGCACGCTCACCCAGACCCATAACCCGTTCGACCTCGCGGTCGAGGGGGACGGATTCTTCGTGGTGAACACGCCCGGGGGGGAACGGTTCGTGCGCAACGGCAGCTTTCGCCTCAGTCCCGAACGCCAGCTGGTCGACGGCCGCGGTAATCCGGTCCTGGGCGAAGACGGGCCGATCACCATGCCGCCCACCGGCGTGGTGGAGATCGACGCCGCCGGTCAGATCGCCGTGAATGGCAAGCCACTGGCCCGCCTGCGCCTCGAGCGCGTCCCGACTGGCACCGACCTGCAGCACGAAGGGGGCACGCTGTTTGTGCCCGATGCCTCCCGGCAGGCCATCCCGTCCGCCGAACGGCGGGTGCAGCAGGGGTTCCTCGAGGAGTCGAACGTGAACCCGATGACGGCCATGACCGACATGCTGAGCGTGCTGCACCGCTATCAGGCCGCCCAGAAGACGCTGTCCACCATCGATGCGGTGCGCGGCATCGCCGTGACCGACCTCGCCAAGCCCGTTTGA
- a CDS encoding FliA/WhiG family RNA polymerase sigma factor — translation MNANLWQSYRAGNVVARDRLLEEHLGLVHHVARQVSRTLAARTDFDELVSAGTIGLMTALEGFDATRGLAFSTFAAPRIRGAILDELRKQDHVPRSVRRKTREITGAREAFRRAHGRAPEDRELAAQLGVDLDTLWRWQADVEGAHHMPLDRAPGDRESTAPVPAETLTSEQDSDVEASLTHEQEVAHLKDAILRLKEQERIVLSLYYFEELKLHEIAKVLELTESRVSQIRSKALSKLRVELKPLRDA, via the coding sequence ATGAACGCAAACCTCTGGCAGTCCTATCGGGCGGGTAATGTGGTTGCCCGCGACCGTTTGCTCGAAGAGCACCTCGGTCTCGTGCATCACGTGGCCCGGCAGGTCTCACGGACGCTCGCCGCGCGTACCGACTTCGATGAACTCGTGAGCGCCGGGACGATCGGCCTCATGACGGCCCTCGAAGGCTTCGATGCCACCCGTGGCCTCGCCTTCAGCACCTTCGCGGCACCCCGCATTCGCGGCGCGATTCTCGACGAGCTGCGCAAGCAGGATCACGTGCCGCGCTCTGTCCGGCGCAAGACCCGCGAAATCACCGGCGCACGGGAGGCCTTTCGGCGAGCGCATGGCCGCGCGCCGGAGGATCGCGAACTGGCCGCGCAGCTGGGCGTGGACCTCGACACGCTCTGGCGTTGGCAGGCGGACGTCGAAGGCGCCCATCACATGCCGCTCGACCGGGCCCCAGGCGATCGGGAAAGCACGGCGCCCGTTCCGGCGGAAACACTGACCAGTGAGCAAGACAGCGACGTCGAGGCGTCGCTCACGCACGAGCAGGAGGTCGCCCATCTCAAGGATGCGATCCTCCGGCTCAAGGAGCAGGAGCGGATCGTCCTCTCGCTCTACTACTTCGAGGAGCTCAAGCTGCACGAGATCGCCAAGGTGCTCGAGCTCACCGAAAGCCGCGTCTCGCAGATACGCAGCAAGGCGCTGAGCAAGCTGCGCGTGGAGCTCAAGCCGCTCCGCGACGCCTGA
- a CDS encoding cellulose synthase operon protein YhjQ/BcsQ, which translates to MSLLLTVPRGAAPPTQADGIRSTRSAGDARNGAAPTLLVASGRGGAGATLLSALLAVSAAGEGRRVLLVDTDDFVGALALTLGVTPRGSWTDLRAGRAVPADVATPVSATLTLVAGGPPRLADAPRSAAPMSAAERKACMRRVSTLAETMDLVVLDCGARLDHVLGAVTPAGSERLLAVSAGSDPVGLAATYALCKAVGLARPALPVEVLVNRHEGSEAARCFDAIEAGARQFLGFTPRLAGAIPADPTLDAALRAGMPFPDAAAGSPAAIAAHHVVMRVLAERPLSRPGT; encoded by the coding sequence ATGTCGCTGCTCCTGACCGTGCCGCGCGGAGCGGCACCACCGACGCAAGCCGATGGCATCCGCAGCACGCGCAGCGCCGGCGACGCCCGCAACGGGGCGGCACCCACGCTGCTGGTTGCGAGCGGGCGCGGCGGCGCCGGGGCCACGCTGCTGTCGGCGCTGCTGGCCGTGAGTGCCGCCGGCGAGGGTCGGCGCGTGCTGCTGGTGGACACCGATGACTTCGTGGGCGCGCTGGCGCTGACACTCGGGGTCACCCCGCGCGGCAGCTGGACCGACCTGCGTGCCGGGCGCGCCGTGCCGGCGGATGTTGCCACGCCGGTCAGTGCAACACTCACCCTGGTGGCCGGCGGCCCCCCGCGGCTCGCCGATGCCCCGCGCAGCGCGGCGCCAATGAGCGCGGCCGAACGCAAGGCCTGCATGCGCCGGGTGAGCACGCTTGCCGAAACGATGGACCTCGTGGTCCTCGACTGCGGTGCCCGCCTTGACCATGTGCTCGGCGCCGTTACACCCGCTGGCAGTGAGCGGCTCTTGGCCGTCTCCGCCGGCAGTGATCCCGTGGGCCTCGCGGCGACCTATGCCCTCTGCAAAGCCGTCGGGCTTGCCCGCCCGGCCCTGCCGGTCGAGGTGCTCGTCAACCGGCATGAAGGGAGTGAAGCGGCTCGCTGCTTTGACGCCATCGAGGCGGGGGCCCGGCAGTTCCTCGGCTTCACGCCACGCCTCGCTGGGGCCATTCCGGCCGACCCCACCCTTGATGCCGCGCTGCGCGCGGGCATGCCCTTTCCTGACGCAGCCGCCGGATCGCCGGCCGCCATCGCCGCGCACCACGTCGTGATGCGCGTGCTGGCCGAACGACCCCTCTCCCGCCCCGGTACTTGA
- the flhA gene encoding flagellar biosynthesis protein FlhA has product MTSAALPLNPGAPKMRIAEIAVALVVVMILALIIVPLPPVLLDLFLAASIGSSLVVLLVALYTTNPLDFSSFPALLLLLTLFRIGLNVSSTRLILTQAHAGKVIEAFGQFVIGGNYAVGIVIFLILIGINFIVITKGAGRIAEVAARFTLDAMPGKQMAIDADLSAGLIDEKEARTRRDEISRTADFYGAMDGASKYVKGDAILGILVVIVNIVGGIFIGVIQRGMDVGKAASTYTILTVGDGLVSQVPALIISTAAGIMVTAATSTDRIGTVLSRQLGGHPRAMWMVAGVLGAFSLIPALPMFPFLAMAAGTAVLAKLSTQAEAQRTAEALMLSPTVSDAPEVSATPDPMQDLLQIDPIELEVGYALIPLVDEGQGGDLLERISLLRKQAALELGILVPPIRIRDDIRLPANEYVIKLRGSEVARAEVLPRFMMALNTGAVVAEIDGMDTIDPSFGMPARWVAASRRAEAEALGYVVVEPTTVVATHLLETLKGSAAELLGRQEVQEMVETLKKSHPALVEEIIPGKVSLSVLHRVLQRLLRERVPIRDLVTILEAIGDGAEATKDPEVLTEVVRKALTNVIARLFADPTGTIRGITIGARLESALLGLFSPRTAQATTPMLTPESLAGMLRDLNHLATTYAVDGRPLPLITPPSLRVGVRRLIEPVLPSLPVVSLAELPAQITLSSVATWEMPNG; this is encoded by the coding sequence ATGACCTCTGCTGCCCTGCCCCTCAACCCCGGCGCGCCGAAGATGCGCATCGCCGAGATCGCCGTCGCCCTCGTGGTGGTGATGATTCTCGCGCTCATCATCGTCCCGCTACCGCCGGTGCTGCTCGACCTCTTCCTCGCCGCGAGCATCGGCTCGTCGCTGGTCGTGCTGCTGGTCGCCCTCTACACCACGAACCCGCTCGACTTCAGCAGCTTCCCCGCACTGCTCCTGCTGCTCACGCTGTTCCGCATCGGCCTCAACGTCTCGTCCACCCGCCTCATTCTCACCCAGGCGCATGCGGGCAAGGTGATCGAGGCCTTCGGCCAGTTCGTCATCGGCGGCAACTACGCCGTTGGGATCGTCATCTTCCTCATCCTCATCGGCATCAACTTCATCGTCATCACCAAGGGTGCCGGCCGCATCGCCGAAGTGGCGGCGCGCTTCACCCTCGATGCCATGCCCGGCAAGCAGATGGCGATTGACGCCGACCTCTCCGCCGGCCTGATCGACGAGAAGGAGGCCCGCACCCGCCGCGACGAGATTTCCCGCACCGCCGACTTCTACGGCGCGATGGACGGTGCCTCGAAGTACGTGAAGGGCGACGCGATTCTCGGCATTCTCGTCGTGATCGTGAACATCGTCGGCGGCATCTTCATTGGCGTCATCCAGCGCGGCATGGATGTGGGCAAGGCGGCGAGCACGTACACCATCCTCACGGTGGGTGACGGGCTCGTCTCCCAGGTCCCGGCGCTCATCATCTCCACCGCGGCCGGCATCATGGTCACGGCGGCGACGAGCACCGACCGGATCGGCACCGTGCTCAGTCGGCAGCTTGGCGGCCATCCGCGCGCCATGTGGATGGTGGCGGGCGTGCTCGGCGCCTTCTCGCTCATTCCCGCGCTCCCGATGTTTCCCTTCCTCGCCATGGCCGCGGGGACCGCCGTGCTGGCAAAGCTGTCGACGCAGGCCGAGGCGCAGCGCACCGCCGAGGCGCTGATGCTGTCGCCCACGGTGAGTGACGCCCCCGAGGTCTCAGCCACACCCGATCCGATGCAGGACCTGCTGCAGATCGACCCGATCGAACTCGAGGTGGGGTATGCCCTCATCCCGCTCGTGGACGAGGGGCAGGGCGGCGATCTGCTCGAACGCATCTCGCTGCTGCGCAAGCAGGCGGCGCTCGAACTGGGCATCCTCGTGCCGCCCATCCGCATCCGCGACGACATCCGCCTGCCCGCCAACGAATACGTGATCAAGCTGCGCGGCAGTGAGGTTGCCCGCGCGGAAGTGCTGCCGCGCTTCATGATGGCCCTCAACACCGGTGCGGTGGTGGCGGAGATCGACGGGATGGACACCATCGACCCGAGCTTCGGCATGCCGGCACGCTGGGTCGCGGCCTCGCGCCGTGCCGAGGCGGAAGCGCTGGGCTACGTGGTCGTGGAACCCACGACCGTGGTCGCCACCCACCTGCTCGAGACACTGAAGGGGAGCGCCGCCGAGCTCCTGGGTCGCCAGGAGGTGCAGGAGATGGTGGAGACGCTCAAGAAGTCGCACCCAGCGCTGGTGGAAGAGATCATTCCCGGAAAGGTGTCCCTGAGCGTGCTGCACCGCGTGCTCCAGCGCCTGCTGCGCGAGCGTGTCCCCATTCGCGACCTCGTCACGATTCTCGAGGCGATCGGCGACGGCGCGGAGGCGACGAAGGATCCCGAGGTGCTGACGGAAGTGGTCCGCAAGGCGCTCACCAACGTGATCGCCCGGCTCTTTGCCGACCCCACGGGCACCATCCGGGGCATCACCATCGGGGCGCGTCTCGAAAGCGCCCTGCTGGGGCTCTTCTCGCCGCGCACGGCGCAGGCGACCACGCCGATGCTCACCCCCGAATCCCTCGCAGGAATGCTGCGGGACCTGAACCACCTCGCCACCACCTACGCGGTGGATGGCCGTCCGCTGCCGCTCATCACGCCGCCGTCACTGCGCGTGGGGGTGCGACGCCTGATTGAACCCGTGCTGCCCAGCCTCCCGGTCGTCTCGCTCGCCGAGCTCCCCGCGCAGATCACGCTGAGCAGCGTTGCCACCTGGGAGATGCCGAATGGCTAG
- a CDS encoding EscU/YscU/HrcU family type III secretion system export apparatus switch protein produces MAENESGEKTEEPTGKRLDDAREKGQIAKSPEFVTAAFLLGSLVVFSFAGPPLWRFLVETVGGTLATAGDGAHEGVGLITYLQALSFRVIVSIVSAMASLAVIAIAVQALQTGGLLTTKTLEPKFERLNPISGVKRMLGLQGWVELAKGMLKMVIVSYAVYATLQDAWPDVLALAVSPSPMALMELVNAYSFALLRNAGFMFLVLALADYGFQRWKTNEDLKMTKQEVKEEMKSQEGNAEMKGRRRQVARERVRRTMFASVKTADVVLVNPTHIAIAIKYDPAVAPAPYIVALGERKIAQRIKELAFQHGVPVIENKPLARALIKIAKVGTMIPVEMYLAIAEVLAFVMREKQRHGAGWRGTAAA; encoded by the coding sequence ATGGCAGAGAACGAGTCCGGCGAAAAGACCGAAGAACCCACTGGCAAACGCCTCGATGACGCGCGGGAGAAGGGGCAAATCGCCAAGAGCCCCGAGTTCGTCACGGCCGCCTTCCTCCTTGGCTCCCTCGTGGTCTTTTCCTTTGCGGGACCACCGCTGTGGCGCTTTCTCGTGGAGACCGTCGGCGGGACGCTCGCCACAGCGGGGGACGGCGCACACGAGGGGGTCGGCCTCATCACCTACCTCCAGGCGCTCAGCTTCCGCGTCATCGTGAGCATCGTGTCGGCCATGGCCTCACTCGCCGTGATCGCCATCGCCGTGCAGGCCCTGCAGACCGGTGGCCTCCTCACCACGAAGACCCTCGAGCCCAAGTTCGAGCGTCTCAACCCGATCAGCGGCGTCAAGCGCATGCTCGGCCTGCAGGGATGGGTGGAGCTGGCGAAGGGGATGCTCAAGATGGTCATCGTGAGCTATGCCGTGTACGCCACGCTGCAGGACGCGTGGCCCGACGTCCTGGCCCTCGCCGTGTCCCCGTCCCCGATGGCGCTCATGGAGCTCGTGAACGCCTACAGCTTCGCGTTGCTCCGCAATGCCGGCTTCATGTTCCTCGTTCTTGCGCTCGCCGATTACGGCTTCCAGCGCTGGAAGACGAACGAGGACCTCAAGATGACGAAGCAGGAAGTCAAGGAGGAAATGAAGTCGCAGGAAGGCAACGCCGAAATGAAGGGGCGTCGCCGCCAGGTCGCGCGCGAGCGCGTGCGGCGCACGATGTTCGCGAGCGTGAAGACCGCCGACGTGGTGCTGGTGAACCCTACGCACATCGCGATTGCCATCAAGTACGACCCCGCGGTGGCGCCGGCACCGTACATCGTCGCGCTGGGCGAACGCAAGATCGCGCAGCGGATCAAGGAGCTGGCCTTTCAGCATGGCGTGCCCGTGATCGAAAACAAGCCGCTCGCCCGGGCCCTCATCAAGATCGCGAAGGTCGGCACCATGATTCCGGTGGAGATGTATCTGGCCATCGCGGAGGTGCTGGCCTTCGTAATGCGTGAGAAGCAGCGCCATGGCGCCGGCTGGCGCGGTACGGCCGCCGCCTGA
- a CDS encoding flagellar biosynthetic protein FliR codes for MNSLIFGLPDLFAPGVATATVLTALRVGGLLLVAPAWSAKSVPMRLRAALIVMFAVLLLPAALESADPTGLAITPATFLAETVVGFALGFAAALVVAGVEFAGELATNTIGLSGAAIFDPLSNTQGALFASFMQLLAVTLLLLAGGHLLMIEAVAKSFHVMPLGGPLALDRGLLPLVKAGAQIFASGLQFAAPIIAAILLTNIALAVLGRAAPQLQVMSLAFPLQIGVGLLTFAGSIGLVVQALSGWTTPYHQTLDSFARAALVAPAPATGASR; via the coding sequence GTGAACTCGCTGATCTTCGGCCTCCCCGACCTCTTCGCGCCCGGCGTCGCGACCGCCACGGTGCTGACGGCGCTACGCGTGGGTGGGCTGTTGCTGGTGGCACCCGCCTGGTCGGCCAAGTCCGTGCCCATGCGACTGCGCGCGGCACTCATCGTGATGTTCGCCGTGCTCCTGCTGCCCGCGGCACTTGAATCTGCCGATCCCACGGGGCTCGCGATCACCCCTGCCACGTTTCTCGCGGAGACGGTCGTGGGGTTCGCGCTCGGGTTCGCGGCCGCCCTCGTGGTCGCCGGAGTCGAGTTTGCAGGGGAACTCGCCACCAACACCATCGGTCTCTCCGGCGCGGCGATCTTCGACCCGCTCAGCAATACCCAGGGCGCGCTGTTCGCGAGCTTCATGCAGCTGCTCGCCGTCACGCTGCTGCTGCTCGCCGGCGGACACCTGCTGATGATCGAGGCCGTGGCGAAGAGCTTCCACGTGATGCCGCTCGGCGGACCGCTCGCCCTCGATCGCGGCCTCCTGCCGCTCGTGAAGGCGGGCGCGCAGATCTTCGCCAGTGGCCTGCAGTTCGCCGCGCCCATCATCGCCGCCATCCTGCTGACCAACATCGCGCTGGCCGTGCTCGGGCGCGCGGCACCGCAGCTGCAGGTCATGAGTCTTGCCTTCCCGCTGCAGATCGGCGTCGGCCTACTCACCTTCGCGGGCTCCATCGGTCTCGTGGTGCAAGCGCTCAGCGGCTGGACCACGCCGTACCATCAGACCCTCGACTCCTTTGCGCGGGCGGCCCTGGTGGCCCCGGCGCCGGCGACGGGGGCGTCGCGATAA
- the fliQ gene encoding flagellar biosynthesis protein FliQ: protein MSHQLVIDLTRDAIMTALMIAAPLLLIALGVGLVVSIMQSVTQIQEQTLTFVPKLILVGGAFIVGMPWLLQILIKFTSSIIRGIPAMVA from the coding sequence GTGTCCCATCAACTCGTCATCGATCTCACCCGCGACGCCATCATGACCGCCCTCATGATCGCGGCCCCCCTGTTGCTCATTGCGCTGGGGGTCGGGCTCGTCGTCTCGATCATGCAATCCGTCACGCAGATCCAGGAACAGACGCTCACGTTCGTGCCCAAGCTCATTCTGGTGGGTGGCGCCTTCATCGTCGGCATGCCGTGGCTGCTCCAGATCCTCATCAAGTTCACGTCCTCGATCATCCGCGGGATTCCCGCGATGGTCGCCTGA
- the fliP gene encoding flagellar type III secretion system pore protein FliP (The bacterial flagellar biogenesis protein FliP forms a type III secretion system (T3SS)-type pore required for flagellar assembly.) — MLIASLGVIAALAFVLGLGAVCLWALKRWGMGSLSAKTRVPVEVVQRVPLGPKTGLTVVRVGEKVVALAVGEGGVTTLFELDERDRQQVIASSAVPVPHRSSAQAAAAYRPLVPAFFAGQFGRLLGQQLETEAGPAHEVARPDTAAPVGGPAFAPLSLTERAEIPRFLTAPLTTSRGTPLTYASPVRRSSAARDFGSLFDLSLGGAARVAALLAGVTMASASTLVAQTPATQPPVVQPPVVPPASASTPPTAIRTATPATAPLVIDIPKLDLAPLVPITIGQPPAAPPRPAARLTTPRAIGPATQPPPVPRPGNGAAVTAQATAPRQPMNRVVLDSATDVPPKAQSASPAPIAADEAIMRMMPQMDVQLGGDAENGGLRLNGTVGIVIMMGLLTLLPTLLLMMTGFTRILIVLQFLKQAMGTQSAPPGQLLAAMALLLTGFVMGPTLAEMNRTAITPWLDGKMTQVEMMSAGVKPMRTFMLKQTRESDVRTFVELSRLPRPATVDDVPLHVLMSAFVASELRTAFQIGFAIYLPFIIIDTVVASVLMSMGMFMLPPAMISLPFKLLLFVLVDGWSLTITSLVQSFK; from the coding sequence ATGCTGATCGCGTCACTCGGGGTGATCGCCGCCCTCGCCTTCGTCCTCGGCCTCGGGGCCGTGTGCCTGTGGGCGCTGAAGCGCTGGGGCATGGGGTCCCTGTCGGCCAAGACGCGCGTTCCCGTGGAAGTGGTCCAGCGGGTCCCATTGGGGCCGAAGACCGGGCTGACCGTCGTGCGCGTCGGCGAAAAGGTCGTGGCGCTTGCCGTGGGAGAAGGCGGGGTCACCACGCTCTTCGAGCTCGACGAGCGTGATCGGCAGCAGGTGATTGCGAGTAGCGCCGTGCCGGTGCCGCACCGGTCGAGCGCTCAGGCGGCGGCCGCGTACCGCCCGCTCGTGCCGGCCTTCTTTGCCGGCCAGTTCGGGCGCCTGCTTGGCCAACAGCTCGAGACGGAGGCTGGCCCTGCTCACGAGGTGGCGCGCCCCGACACGGCGGCGCCAGTGGGGGGCCCGGCCTTCGCGCCCCTGTCCCTCACCGAGCGCGCCGAGATCCCGCGCTTTCTCACGGCGCCCCTTACCACGAGCCGTGGGACCCCGCTGACGTACGCGTCGCCCGTCCGACGGTCGTCCGCCGCTCGTGACTTCGGGTCTCTGTTCGACCTGTCGCTGGGTGGGGCCGCCCGAGTGGCGGCCCTGCTCGCCGGCGTCACGATGGCGTCCGCCTCGACGCTCGTGGCCCAGACCCCCGCGACGCAGCCGCCCGTGGTGCAGCCGCCCGTGGTGCCGCCGGCGTCCGCCTCGACGCCCCCCACGGCCATCCGTACGGCGACCCCGGCGACCGCGCCGCTCGTGATCGACATACCAAAGCTCGACCTCGCGCCGCTCGTCCCCATCACGATCGGCCAGCCGCCGGCCGCGCCGCCGCGCCCGGCCGCGCGCCTCACGACCCCCCGCGCCATCGGGCCCGCCACCCAACCGCCGCCGGTTCCACGTCCAGGCAATGGGGCCGCCGTGACGGCGCAGGCCACCGCGCCCCGTCAGCCCATGAACCGCGTGGTGCTGGACAGCGCCACCGACGTGCCACCCAAGGCCCAGAGCGCGTCACCGGCGCCCATCGCCGCTGATGAGGCCATCATGCGCATGATGCCGCAGATGGATGTCCAGCTGGGCGGCGACGCCGAAAACGGGGGACTGCGCCTGAACGGCACCGTTGGCATTGTCATCATGATGGGGCTGCTCACGCTGCTCCCGACGTTGCTGCTCATGATGACGGGCTTCACCCGCATTCTCATCGTGCTGCAGTTCCTCAAGCAGGCCATGGGTACACAGAGCGCGCCGCCCGGCCAGCTGCTCGCGGCCATGGCGTTGCTGCTGACCGGCTTCGTCATGGGGCCCACGCTCGCCGAGATGAATCGCACGGCCATCACGCCCTGGCTTGATGGCAAGATGACCCAGGTGGAAATGATGTCGGCAGGCGTGAAGCCGATGCGCACCTTCATGCTCAAGCAGACGCGGGAGAGCGACGTCCGGACCTTTGTCGAACTGAGTCGCCTGCCGCGCCCCGCCACTGTGGACGACGTGCCGCTGCATGTCCTGATGTCCGCGTTCGTGGCGAGCGAACTGCGTACGGCCTTCCAGATTGGCTTCGCGATCTACTTGCCGTTCATCATCATCGACACCGTGGTGGCGAGCGTACTCATGAGCATGGGCATGTTCATGCTGCCCCCAGCGATGATCTCGCTGCCGTTCAAGCTGCTGCTCTTCGTGCTCGTCGACGGATGGAGCCTCACCATCACGAGCCTGGTACAGAGCTTCAAGTAG